GTACGATGCCACTCGACCAGATGGTTGTCCGGACCGTACAGCTCCTTGTCCAGCTCGATAACCAGCGACTTGAAGAACGACGAAAACTTGCGTTTGATCTTCGTATTGGGATCGCCCTTGCCATCCTCTAACAGGCGACCCTCCACCCGCAATTCCCAAGAGGCAACGGCGCCCTCCTCGCCGTCGTTTGTGGGCTCCTTGCTGGGATAGAATGTGTTCGAGATAAAAATGCGCAGCTTGCGCTTCTGCTTCATGGGGCGCTTGAGGGCCTCCTGGATGTCCAGACGTTTGCGCATGATGGTGGCATCCAGTTTCCGCTCAAACGTCAGCAGATCCATGTACGCCTGCGATTCGGGCACCAGATCCCGCACCTTCTGCGGCAGTATCTTTTCGGCcagcttctttttctttttggctgtCGCAAAATCACTTTTGCTACCGCCGCCACCCAAACTGCGGGATTCATTTGACCTCTTGCTGCCTCCGCCGGATCCAACACCGCCACCGCCGGCTCCAGTGCCGCGAAGGCTGCTTTGAAAGCCCGGCTGTTGGGCGGCGCGCTGTAGTAGCGATGGTCCCGGTACGCCGGGTACTCCAGGAACTCCCGGTACTCCGGCCACGTTCGCCGTGCCGGGAACGGGTTGCGTGGTGTTCGGATGCAAGGGAAACCCGCGCGGCTGTTGCGGATAAGATTATACATTCTTAATTGGAACGGTAGGTGCTGGAAAATGCGTGGAAAACTCACCGGAAAAGAGGCGCCTGGCGGCGGATAGGGACGCATGCCGGgcgctggtggtggtggctgaTAACGCGACTGCACCGGCGCTTGGCCAGGTGCAAAGCGTTGCGACATCTTTGCTACGAGCTCCTGCCTTTTTTCCGGCCGTAAACAGTTGACCTTTGCAGCCGAAGGAAAAtttctggctttttgtttCAATACAACAACGcgtcaaacacacacacaatttcGCCTGTAAAATGGCGTCAAAACAGGGCTGCACTATTACTGGTGGTGGTCGACTGGGCGATAGATATCGCAACGTTTGGCAGGGCTGCGGCTATCACATTGCACGTTCATCGCAGTTACTTAGTTCAATAAAGTTACAGCTATGTAGTTGGCTTTgaaaatatacttaaaaattTTCGAGAAATTTGGAATATATAGTCTGGTTaaacaataagaaaatataataacacTTGCTACTATCGATCGAACACATTGGTTTGCCCAAACGCTCGATAGTTGCAGTGTCACACCACAAACATAAGCAATATCGATGGTCGCCGATAAGTTCGGACAAGTAACGTCTTCTGAAATCGAAGAACGATAGGTTTGAAGTCGACTgtcattttaacacagaaaaaataaatggaaatggatgacAATTGGTGGGTGACCAATTTAAAGGCCCTGGAGTCGAGGCCACAACGTCTGGAGGCGCTGACCGCTATGAACACAACCATCGCAAGGGAGGCCGCTCTTCCGCGTCAAACAATTGAACGCCTGCTGACCACGGCGGAATTGTATGACTGCGCCAATCCCGCCGCGGATTCCCATGCTCCCAAGGATCAGGCTGTGGACGTGACCCTGGAGTTGCTGTGCCACTGCCTTGATCAGCTGACGATGGACACCGCCGACGAACAGCTGCCCAGTCTGCTGAGACGTGGCTTGACCCACTCGAATCCAGCCTTGCGTGCCCAGGTGTTGGCCAGTTTGCTCAAGGAACTGCGTCGCCAGATGACCGCCGGACAGGTTCGCACCCTGCCCAACAATGAGCTTATTCTCCTCATCTTGGACGAGCTGAAACAACCGGATACGGAGGGTACCTCTGTGGCCATCAATATTCTGTCCATTGTGCTGGGTCAGCGAATCAACGATCCCGATGTGCAGGCAATGCTAGTACAGCTCCTAAAGCAAAATGAGATCGTGCGCTGTTGCGCCTACGAATTGGCAGTGTTCCTGGCCAAGAAAAGTGCCACCTTACTCAATGCCGTCACGTTTATTCTGGATGCGGCGCTCAGCGAACTGGACAACGACGATGTTTTATTGCAGGCTAGCGTAATGGAGCTCCTAGTGCCACTGGCCGAACAAAACCATGGTCTCTCTTACATGGAACGTCGTCGCGTTTTGGATATACTCAGCTTTCGGGTCCAACGCATCGATGAGCATCCGCTAGACGCCCTGCTCATTCCCAGCATTATGAAGTTTTTCGGCAAAATTGCAGTATACCAGCCTCTGAAGATCATTGGCGGCTACCCGCACATGCTGGGCTGCTTGTTTGTGCAGCTGCTATCGGAGGATGAGAGTATTCTGCCCACCGCCATGGATACGCTTGCCAATTTGGCCACTTCTCCGCAGGGTAAGATACTGCTGAACATGCACTTTAGCGCGGCCATGGAGAAGTCCTTTGAGAGGTATGGCTCGCACATTAAGAAGCTATCGGCGCACATCAAGGAGAGGCTGCTCAACTCCCTGGATGTGATTTATGACTTCAAGACGCCGCCTGCCAAAGAAATCAAGTAATGTTGCTCTCAATAATTGAAGTTTTTCTTCTGATGATTCTCTTCTTTTTCAGTACCATTCTTAAAAACTGGTACGAGTGCTTCGCTGGGGGAGCGCATGCTAATACCATCATGGACCTGATCAACACTCCGTTTCCCGATCTCCAAATGGCCGCCTTGGCGCTTTTGAAGACCATTTGTAAGTACAACTGGGGCATTGTAGCTCTAAAGAATACGGGCGGTGCTGTGGAATTCCTGCTTTCGCGTCAAAAGGATCTGCACAGGGACATAAAGTATATGAAGTGGCAAATTATGGAGATTCTGTCCGCTAGCGCTGAGTTTTCGCCCACCGAAACCATCCGTTTCACGGCCTATGTGAACGAGGGACCTTATCACGTCCAGGCGGATCTCGATGTAGCCACTGAACCTCAGGGCAACGCCTAGAGAGCGGTATGCCAAGCATTTGCGGCCTTCGATTCTAAATCGTATGTTCAACAGCTTCAATTAACATCtgaatatgtatttatagAATTACAATAAGATTTAACTATTAGATCACATGTAACAATATCCCATTGGGCAGGTCGAATAAATGGGGATGCAACAAATAGTTAGAATATTCTTTGGACAGTTGTAAGAGGTTTGCCTTATAACGATTggtaaaataaatcatatagGAAAAAGAAACTTAAATAGCTGGAATCTCTTGTCTAAGGTTTGCAGAACTGCAGAAACATAATTGTCTtgttaaaagtaatttaaaattgatatcagaataataataagtacGTATATTACCAATAGTTTAAGGGACCAATTACATGGAAGTGTCCTGTGGTAATGCCACCCACCCACTAGCCCCACTTGTATGTAAGTCTGTTGATCTCGTGCTGCATTTTAAGACAGTTGCGCCGCCTACAGATAGCTCATCTGCCGGTGGGACATCCGCTTTCGCCCCGACCCGCCGCCCACACCGCCGCCCAAGTGCGCCAGACTGACACTCAGTCCGGACTCGTAGGCAGTCTGCGTTTGGGATCGGGTCTCGTTGTTCACCAGCGAGCAGCTGGGCAGGGTGTGACAATAGCGACGCAGCTGTTGCTTAAAGGCCGCAGTGGTCAATGTGTACAGCACTGGATTGAGGGCCGAGTTCACTGGCAGCACAAGAACCGCCAGCCAGGCGTAAAGATCGGGCGAGATTTCGCAGCCTAAATGGGGTGTATATACGAGTAGTTGGTAATCGTTTATAGGTGTTGCCGTTGAACTTACCTGAAAGAGCAGCCACTTTGACCACGATGATGGGCAGCCAGCAGGCGCAATCGGTGGTCACAATGATGGCAAAGCTGTACAAAgataatatttcaataattaaaagattttaaataaatgaatcaTCCAAACTTACCGAGTTGCTACCACATTCTCGCGACCGCTGTGAGTGCTACGCATTCCGCCACCCGAATCCCTTATCGCTTGCAACATGCGAATGTAGGAAAAGAGGATGAAGACCAGTGACAACGTATTGACCAGGATGAACAGCAGCGCCGAGTACTCCCAACCCTGAAGtatacattttgaaatattaaaacgtTCCAAGCTTTCCAAGGAAATGGTGATTACCTTCGCATAGGGATCGTGGATATGCAGCGATAAGCAGACACCATTGTTGCCATAGAAATGGTTTCCAAAGTAGGGATTGGGAAGAAGTGGAGCTGCAGCTAATCCGAAACTTATGCCCCACAACAGCAAGAGACGCAGGACAATGCTGTGGAAGTTatcatttcaataatttatcatTGTTTACACATACAAGACCAAAGCTTTTGCAAACTATAATTAAGCagtagaaaatatatacatagtaAGACGGCGGTCAAAACCAACATGATTGCATTACGAACAAAGTTTGTAGGGTAAACAAATGCTGGGCATTGATATTTGAGCAGTCAACAAATCAGCAAATGTCcgcaacaaaattaattaatgtaataGAATAAACAATAAGTTTGCCCAGCACTTTATTACAATTCTAGTTCACACTTACCGAACTTTTTCCGTATCCCGTGGCTTGAGGGGCCTCGTCACCGACATCAGACGATCCCAGGTGACCAATGTGAGCAGCAGCGTCGACGACTGGCAGCTGAAGGTGCTGAGGAAGCCTACACGGCGGATACGCAATTCACATTAGCATCCCATTAAGATTGAATTGGCTAGGATACGCACCTGCGAAGGCACAAATGCCGCTGTGCCGCCAGGTCTCCTCGTATTTGATATACTCGCCGCGAAAACTGATGTCCGCACAGGCAATCAGCGTGAGGTAAATGCCCATGAGGAAATCGCTGGCCGCCAAATGGCGAAGGTAGAGCGAGTGCTCCACGTTGCTCCGTGACTTGTAGAAGTAGCGGCCGAGCAGGACCAATAGGTTGCCCACCACGGCAATCGAGGCCATCACCCAGACACTGTTCGAGCAGATAAAGGTGGACAGATAGAAAGTTGACCTCATTGTTACTACTACTATTGCTAATTATGAAGTTAACCTATGTTAAAAGCCAAGTTAAGTTTCACCTAGTTGctgcttttatatgtatggTCGcctttttctttgtgtgtatcgaaataataatacaGGAGCATCATTTGTGACCTTGACTTGGACAATTGTCGTTATGCCACTACCCATAAATTCGAGCAATTAAAGGAAATTTAAGTCCTCCCTGTGGGGCCGACACCAGTTTCCCCATCCGGTTGTGTTTGACCTCGCACAATTGCCAATTGCCCGGTTGGTGTGCCTCATTATTGCAGTTCTGCTAACCAAGGATGCCACTCCGAGTGGAGTGGAATCACGAGACTTGGGCACAAAGCAAAAAGCATCAAGCAGAAAGCAGAAAGCACAAAGCACCAAGCACAAAGCAACATCAGCGTTCGCAGGAGCAGAGGCCAGGCAAAAGTGAGTGCCAAGTGTGGTTCCATGACAATTATATAGTGTCTGCATGATGATTGGGCTTCGGACGGAGAGACCTGTAATTTATGCCAGACTTCCGCTTCCCATTCATTGGCAACACTTCTGTTATGATTATGAGTAGTCATCAATTATGCTTGACCTGGGAAACAGCTGCCAATCTCATTGAATTACTTAATTAAACGAAGTTGCAGCTTCTTGGCCAGGTTTaataaaagaagaagaagcccaGGGAAATAAACCTTAGTATAATCCCGCTTGTTGAGTGATTAAAAGTTGGGGTCACCAAAAGTTAGGATTATAATCTTGCCAATTATTTAAGACTAGAAACTCCAAGTTAAACTGTGGAAAAAAGTTAGCTCTGAGTAgggaaatttgaattttagcTTTGCATAGCAGTAAATAAATCGAGGTCACCCGATCAAACGGACTGGAGGTTATTACATCCCCGTAACGTTGTAAATTTGAGAAAAACATTCTCGGTGCGCAGCAGACACTTCCTCCATCGGATGGAAGTGCAGTTGTAAATTGAGAGGCTGGGAATCCTGGTGGCTAATAAAGGCAGAGGAAAGCCTGAGAGCAAGGATATGAAGCGAGCTGGAAAAACGGGAGCCACGCCAACGACTTGAAAACctaaagtatttaatttttatgaaaacgtCAACTTAGAATAATGAAATAATGTTCTAAGCACAAAAGTAAGTAAATTCTCTCTGGCACCGGCATCCTTGTAGTCCTTGGGTTTCCTTGGTCCCCAGCATCCTCATGTTTGTCTGGCTGTGTATGTGCGCACGCTGGTGTTTACTTTCGCTGTGAACACATCGAGATGGAGATGTGGATGGAGTTTGAAGATGAAGATGTAGACGTCGGCATGCAGAGTGTGTGCAAAATGTgtaaaaggcaaacaaacaagccgaCAAGTAAGGAGcgtaattttcattttcaacagGAATACATCCTagacgacgacgatgaggcGATGGCAGGCAGCCAGATAATCACTCAGCAGACTTGATGACAAGTGACTGCCGGTTGCtggttgccagttgccagttagCAGTTACCAGTTTCCAGTTCCGAGTTCCCTATTTTCAGTTGAGAGTTTCCTCAGTTGTTGATGGGACTACTTATTTGTCTTGCCAAGTAGCTACTTGGCCAGGATACCCAATGCACAGGCAGCTCAATGTTTAGACAGCGGGTCTAGCCACTTCAAAAGACACGAATTCGGGTGTTGAGCGATTAGCACAAGGCACAAGAGCACCGGGTatttggcgcccaacgtggggcctTGAGCATTTCCGTTTGATCCAAAACTCGtgatttcatttcgattgGGTTTTAAGTTAACACTTCCAATGCAATAAAACTACTTGAACCTAATACACACATTTAGCTTTATCAAACCATTCAAAGCAGTTGAATTAGCCCTTACATCTATTAATTAAGCTACTTTAAT
This Drosophila simulans strain w501 chromosome X, Prin_Dsim_3.1, whole genome shotgun sequence DNA region includes the following protein-coding sequences:
- the LOC6725831 gene encoding brahma-associated protein of 60 kDa, translating into MSQRFAPGQAPVQSRYQPPPPAPGMRPYPPPGASFPPRGFPLHPNTTQPVPGTANVAGVPGVPGVPGVPGPSLLQRAAQQPGFQSSLRGTGAGGGGVGSGGGSKRSNESRSLGGGGSKSDFATAKKKKKLAEKILPQKVRDLVPESQAYMDLLTFERKLDATIMRKRLDIQEALKRPMKQKRKLRIFISNTFYPSKEPTNDGEEGAVASWELRVEGRLLEDGKGDPNTKIKRKFSSFFKSLVIELDKELYGPDNHLVEWHRTHTTQETDGFQVKRPGDRNVRCTILLLLDYQPLQFKLDPRLARLLGVHTQTRPVIISALWQYIKTHKLQDAHEREYINCDKYLEQIFSCQRMKFAEIPQRLNPLLHPPDPIVINHFIESGAENKQTACYDIDVEVDDTLKNQMNSFLMSTASQQEIQGLDTKIHETVDTINQMKTNREFFLSFAKDPQMFIHRWIISETRDLKLMTDVAGNPEEERRAEFYYQPWTHEAVSRYFFTKVNQKRAELEQALGIRNG
- the LOC6725832 gene encoding 26S proteasome non-ATPase regulatory subunit 5, which encodes MEMDDNWWVTNLKALESRPQRLEALTAMNTTIAREAALPRQTIERLLTTAELYDCANPAADSHAPKDQAVDVTLELLCHCLDQLTMDTADEQLPSLLRRGLTHSNPALRAQVLASLLKELRRQMTAGQVRTLPNNELILLILDELKQPDTEGTSVAINILSIVLGQRINDPDVQAMLVQLLKQNEIVRCCAYELAVFLAKKSATLLNAVTFILDAALSELDNDDVLLQASVMELLVPLAEQNHGLSYMERRRVLDILSFRVQRIDEHPLDALLIPSIMKFFGKIAVYQPLKIIGGYPHMLGCLFVQLLSEDESILPTAMDTLANLATSPQGKILLNMHFSAAMEKSFERYGSHIKKLSAHIKERLLNSLDVIYDFKTPPAKEINTILKNWYECFAGGAHANTIMDLINTPFPDLQMAALALLKTICKYNWGIVALKNTGGAVEFLLSRQKDLHRDIKYMKWQIMEILSASAEFSPTETIRFTAYVNEGPYHVQADLDVATEPQGNA